The Mytilus edulis chromosome 12, xbMytEdul2.2, whole genome shotgun sequence genome contains a region encoding:
- the LOC139498931 gene encoding uncharacterized protein isoform X1, protein MRQDLFPMTTTSPVLTPTSVQPRDSRKCLFQSPTDTTTRKELPGFVTPLGTSHILSQKRNRRVVFSPLKGTNYKSPPKKKRRQPVWTQKELCSLVEFVALHKDLQSSDNEWPAMNADNIYWTKASDFIKQTCGSVRSTISCRAKIVNHFRITYSTIDEAEEEFLINYEESSSTFDDSGFIQTPKTPTTPATSTSDDYLIYYTSKFNPDQVVSIWQKLGKQITDSQLILSLNSILNEDQLLKLISTSSIDFAEQSVKANFKRLSTETKKQFLDQMFQSVAEEEGLKIGTANFTSLSLRAMKTLKENSKPNVVKDFVKCLGTKRPNSQEPLMPVTRMPFGLIQHQIQFFCASDIRQISIPDDYFQWLETLDAEFEDKLGRILRGPMWSGQPANCIGKPLEARVNLAAVSRSTLHRRTSASAFTDSPAIQIPAIKLLTEVNPEGQYWLKLDGTDLKDSLQHSVKDVWNGDVNLNDGKLDTLREQYESRLNWMNSIHTLNNANLETGVQQLKIELEYDCQFLEKGFQSACNTLQTKVKVKTTNAETLKSLNWEVVEFNQLLQDCTEYQRKLQNCSMYIDLLKSMKNDFLTYLKNLFKKKRTAASHVLVIAISDERRSKKPYTLPIQYIPYKSLRDQQVRDLTTPIKKAMTEAGLKVVGTVTDGEFNSLRSQGDTGPLHIWQLIHDSREAVRKMSKLTLISMLTYVGEDENGNPFAQRSNDAIPGDVIVDIKELQDEGLSFQDSIVNFRRRLIPDGYEPYPFRKDTPESYLDMLRTVVATYIYRDIVLKLKQEGRDFTCYLYVPEVDPATNTIHYERGDHNHILKRMATSTRECKNVSLDPEAFDKAMMDNNTGLTHAALTGQRPQSVEDAEKLLSYQVALSMEQNNFESEAEYVRTIAGWHESSDGRGLTQLQRSKFNYQMLNYILDDFMPWHREIYNFLYIDINRPMENLRGFTRETFIDITANIESQEHRRRQNNLMNYPEHPRASTTDDVECFFSMTRRQLGDTFTLKEFKSGWRKIVREFCKRLDPNIPFYYWTQNERFKLEHASFDKDNGQDKRLHVVRHNQREDSNIFTAGRSFLPARNKPSIRQRLFRLDVGLPPVPENLQHLHLR, encoded by the exons ATG aGGCAAGATTTATTTCCAATGACAACCACATCACCAGTACTTACTCCTACATCTGTGCAGCCAAGAGATAGCAGAAAATGTCTTTTCCAAAGTCCAACAGACACCACAACAAGAAAAGAATTACCTGGATTTGTTACTCCATTG GGAACATCTCACATTTTGTCTCAGAAGAGAAATAGGCGAGTAGTATTTTCACCATTGAAGGGTACTAATTATAAGAGCCCACCTAAAAAGAAACGTAGGCAACCAGTATGGACCCAGAAAGAATTGTGTTCCCTAGTAGAGTTTGTGGCCTTACACAAAGATTTACAGTCTTCTGATAATGAGTGGCCTGCTATGAATGCAGATAATATATATTGGACGAAAGCCAGTGATTTTATCAAACAGACCTGTGGCTCTGTTAGAAGCA cTATTTCATGTAGAGCAaaaattgtcaaccattttcgaATTACCTACTCAACCATTGATGAAGCAGAAGAAGAATTTTTGATTAATTACGAAGAATCCTCATCCACATTTGATGATTCTGGCTTCATACAGACACCAAAGACACCAACTACACCTGCAACATCAACCAGTGATGATTATCTCATTTATTATACATCTAAATTTAATCCAGACCAGGTTGTATCAATATGGCAGAAACTGGGCAAACAAATTACAGATAGCCAGCTAATTCTATCTTTAAATTCCATACTAAATGAGGATCAGTTGTTAAAACTCATTAGTACTTCATCAATTGACTTTGCAGAGCAGTCAGTAAAGGCAAATTTTAAAAGACTCTCAACTGAAACTAAAAAACAATTTCTTGACCAAATGTTTCAAAGTGTTGCAGAGGAAGAGGGGTTGAAAATTGGAACAGCCAATTTCACCAGTCTGTCTCTTAGAGCAATGAAAACCCTGAAAGAAAATAGTAAACCCAATGTAGTAAAAGATTTTGTGAAATGCCTTGGAACAAAAAGACCAAATTCACAGGAACCACTGATGCCGGTAACACGGATGCCTTTTGGTTTAATTCAGCACCAGATTCAGTTCTTCTGTGCTAGTGATATTAGACag ATTTCCATACCAGATGATTATTTTCAGTGGTTGGAAACCTTAGATGCAGAATTTGAAGACAAACTAGGAAGAATTTTGCGAGGTCCAATGTGGAGTGGTCAACCTGCCAACTGTATTGGAAAACCTTTAGAG GCTAGAGTGAACTTAGCAGCTGTCAGCAGGTCCACACTTCACAGAAGAACATCAGCTTCTGCTTTTACAGACTCTCCAGCTATTCAG ATCCCAGCCATTAAACTGTTGACAGAGGTAAATCCAGAAGGGCAGTACTGGTTAAAACTGGACGGAACTGATCTGAAAGACTCACTTCAACACTCTGTGAAAGATGTTTGGAATGGTGATGTCAATTTGAATGATGGTAAACTTGATACTTTACGAGAACAGTATGAAAGCAGACTTAATTGGATGAATTCAATACACACTTTGAATAATGCTAATTTAGAAACTGGTGTTCAACAGCTGAAAATTGAATTagaatatgattgccaatttttAGAAAAAGGTTTCCAATCAGCTTGTAATACTCTTCAAACAAAAGTGAAGGTGAAAACAACAAATGCAGAAACTCTTAAAAGTTTGAATTGGGAGGTTGTGGAGTTTAATCAACTTTTACAAGATTGCACTGAATACCAAAGGAAACTACAGAATTGTTCAATGTACATAGATCTCCTGAAATCCATGAAGAATGACTTCCTTACCTACTTGAAAAACTTGTTCAAAAAGAAGAGAACAGCAGCAAGTCATGTATTAGTAATTGCAATTTCAGATGAAAGAAGAAGTAAAAAGCCATACACACTTCCTATTCAATATATCCCTTACAAGTCACTAAGAGATCAGCAAGTCAGGGATTTAACAACTCCTATAAAGAAAGCGATGACAGAAGCTGGATTGAAAGTAGTTG GTACAGTAACAGATGGTGAATTCAACTCACTAAGGTCACAGGGAGACACTGGACCCCTTCATATATGGCAACTTATCCATGATTCCAGAGAGGCAGTGAGGAAGATGTCAAAGTTAACATTGATTTCCATGCTTACCTATGTTGGAG aaGATGAAAATGGTAATCCATTTGCGCAGAGATCTAATGATGCTATACCCGGAGATGTAATTGTTGACATAAAAGAATTGCAGGATGAAGGATTGTCTTTTCAAGACAGCATTGTCAATTTTAGGAGAAGACTTATTCCAGATGGTTATGAACCATATCCATTCCGAAAAGATACACCAGAGTCGTATCTGGACATGCTTCGTACTGTTGTTGCCACATATATATACAGAGACATCGTTCTAAAATTGAAACAAGAGGGCAGAGACTTCACATGTTATTTGTATGTTCCAGAAGTCGATCCAGCAACTAACACCATCCATTATGAAAGAGGTGACCATAACCATATTCTGAAGAGAATGGCAACCTCAACTAGAGAATGTAAAAATGTGTCACTGGACCCTGAAGCCTTTGACAAGGCGATGATGGACAATAACACGGGGCTCACTCATGCAGCCCTTACTGGTCAAAGACCACAGTCTGTTGAGGATGCAGAAAAACTGTTGTCATATCAGGTTGCCCTTAGCATGGAACAAAATAACTTTGAATCAGAAGCAGAATATGTTAGAACTATCGCTGGATGGCATGAGTCATCAGATGGACGTGGATTAACTCAGTTACAGAGATCCAAGTTTAATTACCAGATGTTAAACTACATCTTAGATGACTTCATGCCATGGCACAGAGAGATATATAATTTCTTATATATAGATATCAACAG acCAATGGAAAACCTTAGAGGATTCACACGTGAAACATTCATTGATATAACAGCCAATATCGAAAGTCAAGAACATCGCCGTAGACAAAATAACTTAATGAATTATCCCGAACACCCGAGGGCATCCACCACAGATGATGTTGAATGTTTTTTCAGCATGACACGCAGGCAGTTAGGAGACACATTCACCTTAAAAGAGTTTAAATCCGGATGGCGGAAAATTGTTCGTGAATTTTGCAAGCGCCTTGATCCTAACATTCCTTTTTATTACTGGACTCAAAATGAAAGGTTCAAATTAGAACATGCATCGTTTGATAAAGACAATGGTCAAGATAAACGACTTCATGTTGTTCGCCATAACCAGAGAGAGGACAGCAATATATTCACTGCAGGCAGAAGCTTTCTTCCTGCACGTAATAAGCCAAG
- the LOC139498931 gene encoding uncharacterized protein isoform X2, whose amino-acid sequence MTTTSPVLTPTSVQPRDSRKCLFQSPTDTTTRKELPGFVTPLGTSHILSQKRNRRVVFSPLKGTNYKSPPKKKRRQPVWTQKELCSLVEFVALHKDLQSSDNEWPAMNADNIYWTKASDFIKQTCGSVRSTISCRAKIVNHFRITYSTIDEAEEEFLINYEESSSTFDDSGFIQTPKTPTTPATSTSDDYLIYYTSKFNPDQVVSIWQKLGKQITDSQLILSLNSILNEDQLLKLISTSSIDFAEQSVKANFKRLSTETKKQFLDQMFQSVAEEEGLKIGTANFTSLSLRAMKTLKENSKPNVVKDFVKCLGTKRPNSQEPLMPVTRMPFGLIQHQIQFFCASDIRQISIPDDYFQWLETLDAEFEDKLGRILRGPMWSGQPANCIGKPLEARVNLAAVSRSTLHRRTSASAFTDSPAIQIPAIKLLTEVNPEGQYWLKLDGTDLKDSLQHSVKDVWNGDVNLNDGKLDTLREQYESRLNWMNSIHTLNNANLETGVQQLKIELEYDCQFLEKGFQSACNTLQTKVKVKTTNAETLKSLNWEVVEFNQLLQDCTEYQRKLQNCSMYIDLLKSMKNDFLTYLKNLFKKKRTAASHVLVIAISDERRSKKPYTLPIQYIPYKSLRDQQVRDLTTPIKKAMTEAGLKVVGTVTDGEFNSLRSQGDTGPLHIWQLIHDSREAVRKMSKLTLISMLTYVGEDENGNPFAQRSNDAIPGDVIVDIKELQDEGLSFQDSIVNFRRRLIPDGYEPYPFRKDTPESYLDMLRTVVATYIYRDIVLKLKQEGRDFTCYLYVPEVDPATNTIHYERGDHNHILKRMATSTRECKNVSLDPEAFDKAMMDNNTGLTHAALTGQRPQSVEDAEKLLSYQVALSMEQNNFESEAEYVRTIAGWHESSDGRGLTQLQRSKFNYQMLNYILDDFMPWHREIYNFLYIDINRPMENLRGFTRETFIDITANIESQEHRRRQNNLMNYPEHPRASTTDDVECFFSMTRRQLGDTFTLKEFKSGWRKIVREFCKRLDPNIPFYYWTQNERFKLEHASFDKDNGQDKRLHVVRHNQREDSNIFTAGRSFLPARNKPSIRQRLFRLDVGLPPVPENLQHLHLR is encoded by the exons ATGACAACCACATCACCAGTACTTACTCCTACATCTGTGCAGCCAAGAGATAGCAGAAAATGTCTTTTCCAAAGTCCAACAGACACCACAACAAGAAAAGAATTACCTGGATTTGTTACTCCATTG GGAACATCTCACATTTTGTCTCAGAAGAGAAATAGGCGAGTAGTATTTTCACCATTGAAGGGTACTAATTATAAGAGCCCACCTAAAAAGAAACGTAGGCAACCAGTATGGACCCAGAAAGAATTGTGTTCCCTAGTAGAGTTTGTGGCCTTACACAAAGATTTACAGTCTTCTGATAATGAGTGGCCTGCTATGAATGCAGATAATATATATTGGACGAAAGCCAGTGATTTTATCAAACAGACCTGTGGCTCTGTTAGAAGCA cTATTTCATGTAGAGCAaaaattgtcaaccattttcgaATTACCTACTCAACCATTGATGAAGCAGAAGAAGAATTTTTGATTAATTACGAAGAATCCTCATCCACATTTGATGATTCTGGCTTCATACAGACACCAAAGACACCAACTACACCTGCAACATCAACCAGTGATGATTATCTCATTTATTATACATCTAAATTTAATCCAGACCAGGTTGTATCAATATGGCAGAAACTGGGCAAACAAATTACAGATAGCCAGCTAATTCTATCTTTAAATTCCATACTAAATGAGGATCAGTTGTTAAAACTCATTAGTACTTCATCAATTGACTTTGCAGAGCAGTCAGTAAAGGCAAATTTTAAAAGACTCTCAACTGAAACTAAAAAACAATTTCTTGACCAAATGTTTCAAAGTGTTGCAGAGGAAGAGGGGTTGAAAATTGGAACAGCCAATTTCACCAGTCTGTCTCTTAGAGCAATGAAAACCCTGAAAGAAAATAGTAAACCCAATGTAGTAAAAGATTTTGTGAAATGCCTTGGAACAAAAAGACCAAATTCACAGGAACCACTGATGCCGGTAACACGGATGCCTTTTGGTTTAATTCAGCACCAGATTCAGTTCTTCTGTGCTAGTGATATTAGACag ATTTCCATACCAGATGATTATTTTCAGTGGTTGGAAACCTTAGATGCAGAATTTGAAGACAAACTAGGAAGAATTTTGCGAGGTCCAATGTGGAGTGGTCAACCTGCCAACTGTATTGGAAAACCTTTAGAG GCTAGAGTGAACTTAGCAGCTGTCAGCAGGTCCACACTTCACAGAAGAACATCAGCTTCTGCTTTTACAGACTCTCCAGCTATTCAG ATCCCAGCCATTAAACTGTTGACAGAGGTAAATCCAGAAGGGCAGTACTGGTTAAAACTGGACGGAACTGATCTGAAAGACTCACTTCAACACTCTGTGAAAGATGTTTGGAATGGTGATGTCAATTTGAATGATGGTAAACTTGATACTTTACGAGAACAGTATGAAAGCAGACTTAATTGGATGAATTCAATACACACTTTGAATAATGCTAATTTAGAAACTGGTGTTCAACAGCTGAAAATTGAATTagaatatgattgccaatttttAGAAAAAGGTTTCCAATCAGCTTGTAATACTCTTCAAACAAAAGTGAAGGTGAAAACAACAAATGCAGAAACTCTTAAAAGTTTGAATTGGGAGGTTGTGGAGTTTAATCAACTTTTACAAGATTGCACTGAATACCAAAGGAAACTACAGAATTGTTCAATGTACATAGATCTCCTGAAATCCATGAAGAATGACTTCCTTACCTACTTGAAAAACTTGTTCAAAAAGAAGAGAACAGCAGCAAGTCATGTATTAGTAATTGCAATTTCAGATGAAAGAAGAAGTAAAAAGCCATACACACTTCCTATTCAATATATCCCTTACAAGTCACTAAGAGATCAGCAAGTCAGGGATTTAACAACTCCTATAAAGAAAGCGATGACAGAAGCTGGATTGAAAGTAGTTG GTACAGTAACAGATGGTGAATTCAACTCACTAAGGTCACAGGGAGACACTGGACCCCTTCATATATGGCAACTTATCCATGATTCCAGAGAGGCAGTGAGGAAGATGTCAAAGTTAACATTGATTTCCATGCTTACCTATGTTGGAG aaGATGAAAATGGTAATCCATTTGCGCAGAGATCTAATGATGCTATACCCGGAGATGTAATTGTTGACATAAAAGAATTGCAGGATGAAGGATTGTCTTTTCAAGACAGCATTGTCAATTTTAGGAGAAGACTTATTCCAGATGGTTATGAACCATATCCATTCCGAAAAGATACACCAGAGTCGTATCTGGACATGCTTCGTACTGTTGTTGCCACATATATATACAGAGACATCGTTCTAAAATTGAAACAAGAGGGCAGAGACTTCACATGTTATTTGTATGTTCCAGAAGTCGATCCAGCAACTAACACCATCCATTATGAAAGAGGTGACCATAACCATATTCTGAAGAGAATGGCAACCTCAACTAGAGAATGTAAAAATGTGTCACTGGACCCTGAAGCCTTTGACAAGGCGATGATGGACAATAACACGGGGCTCACTCATGCAGCCCTTACTGGTCAAAGACCACAGTCTGTTGAGGATGCAGAAAAACTGTTGTCATATCAGGTTGCCCTTAGCATGGAACAAAATAACTTTGAATCAGAAGCAGAATATGTTAGAACTATCGCTGGATGGCATGAGTCATCAGATGGACGTGGATTAACTCAGTTACAGAGATCCAAGTTTAATTACCAGATGTTAAACTACATCTTAGATGACTTCATGCCATGGCACAGAGAGATATATAATTTCTTATATATAGATATCAACAG acCAATGGAAAACCTTAGAGGATTCACACGTGAAACATTCATTGATATAACAGCCAATATCGAAAGTCAAGAACATCGCCGTAGACAAAATAACTTAATGAATTATCCCGAACACCCGAGGGCATCCACCACAGATGATGTTGAATGTTTTTTCAGCATGACACGCAGGCAGTTAGGAGACACATTCACCTTAAAAGAGTTTAAATCCGGATGGCGGAAAATTGTTCGTGAATTTTGCAAGCGCCTTGATCCTAACATTCCTTTTTATTACTGGACTCAAAATGAAAGGTTCAAATTAGAACATGCATCGTTTGATAAAGACAATGGTCAAGATAAACGACTTCATGTTGTTCGCCATAACCAGAGAGAGGACAGCAATATATTCACTGCAGGCAGAAGCTTTCTTCCTGCACGTAATAAGCCAAG